The following coding sequences are from one Rutidosis leptorrhynchoides isolate AG116_Rl617_1_P2 chromosome 11, CSIRO_AGI_Rlap_v1, whole genome shotgun sequence window:
- the LOC139877530 gene encoding uncharacterized protein encodes MWYPTAVNFVNNLYSENESSIVAVTEGCQLSIWDLRVKEKGGCVHRICGSVGDILYAVCNSSNGNIAVGGADRTMTVYDPRRWAAVARWVNCSKYEGYMSVILKNITSAAVISGRHQEQKHMVVNFPVSYKNIYEDYI; translated from the exons ATGTGGTACCCTACTGCTGTAAACTTTGTGAACAACTTATACAGCGAAAATGAAAGTTCGATTGTGGCTGTTACAGAAGGCTGCCAG CTATCAATATGGGACCTTAGAGTAAAAGAAAAAGGTGGTTGTGTGCATCGTATTTGTGGTTCAGTTGGTGATATTTTGTATGCAGTTTGCAACTCCTCAAATGGTAATATTGCAGTTGGTGGTGCGGATCGTACTATGACCGTCTATGACCCTCGCAG ATGGGCAGCCGTAGCAAGATGGGTCAACTGCTCGAAATATGAG GGATACATGAGCGTTATACTAAAAAATATAACATCAGCAGCAGTAATCTCTGGCAGACATCAGGAGCAGAAACACATGGTTGTTAATTTCCctgtttcatataaaaatatatatgaggATTATATATAA